One segment of Panicum virgatum strain AP13 chromosome 1K, P.virgatum_v5, whole genome shotgun sequence DNA contains the following:
- the LOC120649307 gene encoding rop guanine nucleotide exchange factor 14-like isoform X1 gives MRMKTLACCRRRPQDFSIDMDQEPDRVMTYNGLETCIINSSAYDDDSGVSATTGGDGCVTNDSLDDEVSSCSSKDASGSSFSSNCLSKQEEHSLDELGTPIAVHLLPFKGKEPITYTLSASDIENMKEKFAKLLLGDDTSGGARGVCTALALSNGIINLSATVFGELWKLEPLCEEKKIRWRKEMDWLLSPTTYMVELVPTKQSGADGCTFEIMTPKARSDVHVNLPALQKLDAMLIEVMDSMIDTEFWYEESGSRADGRGKITGPRKSKKWWLPSPRVPEQGLSQFQRKRLVFQAKLVHQILKAAKSINDQVLFHMPIPAAVLDALPKSGRASLGEDLYQAITTEYIPIEEIFVSLSLKTEHSVLETINRLEGAVFAWNQRILEEKSKRSPGRHSWNFMKDSSSELDKMSACSERADTLVQLLKSRFPNLPPTFIDVLKVQYNVDVGHGIVEAYSRVLVGVAFSILSRVAEILLEDDLVKKPNTPMATLKFDLSSDVYLAGITETPPGHIRRSLMDQIRMVDGRLDAAVVKKKGAKQLRW, from the exons aTGAGGATGAAGACGCTGGcgtgctgccggcggcggccgcaggaCTTCAGCATCGACATGGACCAGGAGCCCGACA GGGTGATGACATATAATGGCCTCGAGACCTGCATTATCAATAGTTCAGCCTATGATGATGATAGTGGCGTTAGTGCAACAACAGGTGGAGATGGCTGTGTCACCAATGATTCCCTTGATGATGAAGTCTCAAGTTGCTCTAGTAAAGATGCTTCCGGTTCTTCCTTCTCTTCAAACTGCCTTAGCAAGCAGGAGGAGCATTCGCTTGATGAGTTGGGTACACCCATCGCAGTTCATCTACTCCCTTTCAAAGGGAAGGAACCAATCACATACACGTTGAGTGCTTCAGATATTGAAAACATGAAGGAAAAATTTGCAAAGCTATTGCTCGGTGATGATACTTCAGGAGGAGCGAGGGGCGTTTGTACTGCTCTGGCCTTGTCCAATGGCATAATCAATCTCTCAG CAACTGTTTTTGGAGAACTTTGGAAACTGGAACCATTGTGTGAAGAGAAAAAGATCAGATGGAGAAAAGAAATGGACTGGTTGCTGTCTCCTACAACTTACATGGTGGAGCTGGTTCCGACTAAACAAAGTGGGGCAGATGGATGCACATTTGAG ATTATGACTCCAAAGGCCCGTTCAGATGTTCATGTGAACCTTCCTGCTCTTCAGAAGCTTGATGCGATGCTCATT GAAGTGATGGACTCAATGATAGATACGGAGTTCTGGTATGAGGAGAGTGGTAGTAGAGCTGATGGACGGGGGAAAATAACTGGTCCAAGGAAGAGCAAAAAGTGGTGGCTCCCATCTCCTCGTGTCCCTGAGCAAGGGCTATCTCAATTTCAGCGAAAAAGGCTTGTTTTTCAGGCTAAGCTTGTTCATCAGATACTCAAAGCTGCAAAAtccatcaatgatcaagtcctATTCCATATGCCTATTCCTGCAGCTGTTTTGGATGCACTCCCAAAG TCTGGGAGAGCTAGCTTAGGCGAAGATTTGTATCAAGCTATAACCACGGAGTATATTCCTATAGAGGAAATCTTTGTTTCGCTCAGTTTGAAAACTGAGCATAGCGTGCTTGAGACTATAAACCGGTTGGAGGGTGCCGTGTTTGCATGGAACCAAAGGATTTTAGAGGAAAAAAGCAAGAGGTCACCAGGACGGCATTCCTGGAACTTCATGAAGGACAGTTCCTCAGAACTCGACAAGATGTCTGCGTGCAGCGAAAGGGCTGACACTCTTGTGCAGCTTCTGAAATCCAGATTTCCCAACCTGCCTCCAACGTTTATAGATGTTTTGAAGGTCCAATACAACGTG GACGTGGGGCATGGCATTGTGGAGGCCTACTCTAGGGTCCTTGTCGGTGTCGCGTTCAGCATACTGTCCCGGGTGGCGGAGATACTGCTGGAGGACGACCTGGTGAAGAAGCCCAACACCCCGATGGCGACGCTGAAGTTCGACCTCTCCTCCGACGTGTACCTGGCGGGCATCACGGAGACGCCGCCGGGCCACATCCGGCGGTCCCTCATGGACCAGATCCGCATGGTCGACGGCCGCCTTGACGCCGCCGTCGTCAAGAAGAAAGGGGCAAAGCAGCTGCGGTGGTGa
- the LOC120649307 gene encoding rop guanine nucleotide exchange factor 14-like isoform X2, giving the protein MTYNGLETCIINSSAYDDDSGVSATTGGDGCVTNDSLDDEVSSCSSKDASGSSFSSNCLSKQEEHSLDELGTPIAVHLLPFKGKEPITYTLSASDIENMKEKFAKLLLGDDTSGGARGVCTALALSNGIINLSATVFGELWKLEPLCEEKKIRWRKEMDWLLSPTTYMVELVPTKQSGADGCTFEIMTPKARSDVHVNLPALQKLDAMLIEVMDSMIDTEFWYEESGSRADGRGKITGPRKSKKWWLPSPRVPEQGLSQFQRKRLVFQAKLVHQILKAAKSINDQVLFHMPIPAAVLDALPKSGRASLGEDLYQAITTEYIPIEEIFVSLSLKTEHSVLETINRLEGAVFAWNQRILEEKSKRSPGRHSWNFMKDSSSELDKMSACSERADTLVQLLKSRFPNLPPTFIDVLKVQYNVDVGHGIVEAYSRVLVGVAFSILSRVAEILLEDDLVKKPNTPMATLKFDLSSDVYLAGITETPPGHIRRSLMDQIRMVDGRLDAAVVKKKGAKQLRW; this is encoded by the exons ATGACATATAATGGCCTCGAGACCTGCATTATCAATAGTTCAGCCTATGATGATGATAGTGGCGTTAGTGCAACAACAGGTGGAGATGGCTGTGTCACCAATGATTCCCTTGATGATGAAGTCTCAAGTTGCTCTAGTAAAGATGCTTCCGGTTCTTCCTTCTCTTCAAACTGCCTTAGCAAGCAGGAGGAGCATTCGCTTGATGAGTTGGGTACACCCATCGCAGTTCATCTACTCCCTTTCAAAGGGAAGGAACCAATCACATACACGTTGAGTGCTTCAGATATTGAAAACATGAAGGAAAAATTTGCAAAGCTATTGCTCGGTGATGATACTTCAGGAGGAGCGAGGGGCGTTTGTACTGCTCTGGCCTTGTCCAATGGCATAATCAATCTCTCAG CAACTGTTTTTGGAGAACTTTGGAAACTGGAACCATTGTGTGAAGAGAAAAAGATCAGATGGAGAAAAGAAATGGACTGGTTGCTGTCTCCTACAACTTACATGGTGGAGCTGGTTCCGACTAAACAAAGTGGGGCAGATGGATGCACATTTGAG ATTATGACTCCAAAGGCCCGTTCAGATGTTCATGTGAACCTTCCTGCTCTTCAGAAGCTTGATGCGATGCTCATT GAAGTGATGGACTCAATGATAGATACGGAGTTCTGGTATGAGGAGAGTGGTAGTAGAGCTGATGGACGGGGGAAAATAACTGGTCCAAGGAAGAGCAAAAAGTGGTGGCTCCCATCTCCTCGTGTCCCTGAGCAAGGGCTATCTCAATTTCAGCGAAAAAGGCTTGTTTTTCAGGCTAAGCTTGTTCATCAGATACTCAAAGCTGCAAAAtccatcaatgatcaagtcctATTCCATATGCCTATTCCTGCAGCTGTTTTGGATGCACTCCCAAAG TCTGGGAGAGCTAGCTTAGGCGAAGATTTGTATCAAGCTATAACCACGGAGTATATTCCTATAGAGGAAATCTTTGTTTCGCTCAGTTTGAAAACTGAGCATAGCGTGCTTGAGACTATAAACCGGTTGGAGGGTGCCGTGTTTGCATGGAACCAAAGGATTTTAGAGGAAAAAAGCAAGAGGTCACCAGGACGGCATTCCTGGAACTTCATGAAGGACAGTTCCTCAGAACTCGACAAGATGTCTGCGTGCAGCGAAAGGGCTGACACTCTTGTGCAGCTTCTGAAATCCAGATTTCCCAACCTGCCTCCAACGTTTATAGATGTTTTGAAGGTCCAATACAACGTG GACGTGGGGCATGGCATTGTGGAGGCCTACTCTAGGGTCCTTGTCGGTGTCGCGTTCAGCATACTGTCCCGGGTGGCGGAGATACTGCTGGAGGACGACCTGGTGAAGAAGCCCAACACCCCGATGGCGACGCTGAAGTTCGACCTCTCCTCCGACGTGTACCTGGCGGGCATCACGGAGACGCCGCCGGGCCACATCCGGCGGTCCCTCATGGACCAGATCCGCATGGTCGACGGCCGCCTTGACGCCGCCGTCGTCAAGAAGAAAGGGGCAAAGCAGCTGCGGTGGTGa